In one Musa acuminata AAA Group cultivar baxijiao chromosome BXJ2-5, Cavendish_Baxijiao_AAA, whole genome shotgun sequence genomic region, the following are encoded:
- the LOC103973767 gene encoding BAG family molecular chaperone regulator 1-like, which yields MIKLRSRKLFKRSSKLGSSTGGCSGNGDVQWELRPGGMLVQKRGCGEEADEAVTVRISTGWNWHDVSIGATASFGELKTVVAMVTGMEPREQRLLFRGKEREDGDHLHMVGVRDKDKVLLLEDPAIKERKLRDMAGSHVVSSRPCHTIIEV from the exons ATGATCAAGCTGAGATCAAGGAAGCTCTTCAAGAGGAGCTCCAAGCTCGGCAGCAGCACCGGTGGCTGCAGCGGGAACGGGGATGTCCAGTGGGAGCTGCGGCCTGGTGGCATGCTGGTTCAGAAGAGAGGATGCGGAGAGGAAGCTGATGAAGCGGTGACCGTGAGAATCTCCACTGGATGGAATTGGCATGACGTATCTATCGGAGCCACTGCCTCATTCG GGGAGTTGAAGACGGTGGTGGCGATGGTGACAGGAATGGAGCCAAGGGAGCAGAGGCTTCTGTTCAGGGGCAAGGAGAGAGAGGATGGCGATCATCTTCACATGGTGGGTGTTAGGGACAAGGACAAGGTGCTACTTTTGGAGGATCCTGCAATCAAAGAAAGGAAGCTGAGGGACATGGCAGGAAGTCATGTGGTGAGCAGCAGGCCATGCCACACCATTATCGAGGTGTAG